From Pseudomonas sp. B21-028, one genomic window encodes:
- the dapF gene encoding diaminopimelate epimerase, with translation MLLRFTKMHGLGNDFMVLDLVSQHAHILPKHAKQWGDRHTGIGFDQLLIVEAPNNPDVDFRYRIFNADGSEVEQCGNGARCFARFVLDKRLTAKRKIRVETKSGIIELDVRSDGQIGVNMGAPRLVPADIPFEAAAQALSYQLDVDGTTAELAAVSMGNPHAVLRVSDINSAPVHELGPKIEHHPRFPARVNVGFLQVIDRHRAQLRVWERGAGETQACGTGACAAAVAAISQGWMDSPLLIDLPGGRLSIEWAGPGQPVMMTGPAVRVYEGQVRL, from the coding sequence ATGCTGCTGCGTTTTACCAAGATGCACGGCCTGGGCAATGACTTCATGGTTCTCGACCTGGTCAGCCAGCACGCGCACATCCTGCCCAAACATGCCAAGCAATGGGGCGATCGGCACACCGGCATCGGTTTCGACCAGTTGCTGATCGTCGAGGCGCCCAATAACCCGGACGTGGACTTCCGGTATCGGATCTTCAACGCCGACGGTTCGGAAGTGGAACAATGCGGCAACGGCGCGCGCTGCTTCGCCCGCTTCGTGCTGGACAAGCGCCTGACGGCCAAGCGCAAAATTCGCGTCGAGACCAAAAGCGGCATCATCGAGCTGGACGTGCGCAGCGACGGCCAGATCGGCGTCAACATGGGCGCCCCGCGCCTGGTGCCGGCGGATATTCCGTTTGAAGCAGCGGCCCAGGCCCTGAGCTATCAGCTGGACGTCGATGGCACCACGGCGGAACTGGCGGCAGTGTCCATGGGTAATCCCCATGCCGTGCTTCGGGTCAGCGACATCAATAGCGCGCCGGTGCATGAACTGGGGCCGAAGATCGAGCACCATCCGCGCTTTCCGGCACGGGTGAATGTGGGCTTCCTGCAGGTTATCGACCGTCACCGCGCGCAATTGCGGGTCTGGGAACGCGGTGCCGGGGAGACCCAGGCCTGCGGCACCGGCGCCTGTGCCGCTGCAGTCGCTGCGATCAGCCAGGGGTGGATGGATTCGCCCCTGCTGATCGACCTGCCCGGCGGGCGTCTGTCCATCGAATGGGCAGGCCCCGGCCAACCGGTGATGATGACCGGCCCGGCAGTACGCGTATACGAAGGACAAGTCCGTCTTTGA
- a CDS encoding DUF484 family protein, which translates to MTDKPQVPAPQPDESSSPLPEAAAVAAYLEAHPDFFVEREDLLALMRIPHRRGDTVSLVEHQMKILRERNIEMRHRLSHLMDVARDNDRLFDKTRRLILALMDASTLEDLVMSVEDSLRQDFQVPFVSLILFGDNAMPVGRWVTHAEAQTAIGGLLTENKSVSGSLREHELDFLFGEEQRKQIGSTAVVAIAHQGVHGVLAIASRDPQHYKSSVGTLFLSYIAEVTGRVLPRVAGSLRSVR; encoded by the coding sequence ATGACCGACAAGCCACAGGTTCCAGCGCCACAGCCCGATGAATCCTCGAGCCCGCTTCCGGAGGCCGCGGCGGTGGCCGCTTACCTGGAGGCTCATCCGGATTTCTTCGTCGAACGTGAAGACTTGCTTGCATTGATGCGCATCCCCCACCGGCGCGGCGACACCGTGTCGCTGGTGGAGCACCAGATGAAAATCCTGCGTGAGCGCAACATCGAGATGCGCCACCGCCTTTCGCACCTGATGGACGTCGCCCGGGACAACGACCGGCTCTTCGACAAGACCCGTCGCCTGATCCTGGCCCTGATGGACGCCAGCACCCTCGAAGACCTGGTCATGAGCGTCGAAGACAGCCTGCGCCAGGATTTCCAGGTGCCCTTTGTCAGCCTGATCCTGTTCGGCGATAACGCCATGCCGGTGGGGCGCTGGGTGACTCACGCCGAAGCGCAGACCGCCATTGGCGGCCTGCTCACCGAGAACAAAAGCGTCAGTGGCAGCTTGCGCGAACATGAGCTGGACTTTCTGTTCGGTGAAGAACAACGCAAGCAGATCGGCTCTACCGCCGTCGTCGCCATCGCCCACCAAGGCGTCCATGGCGTGCTGGCCATCGCCAGCCGAGACCCCCAGCACTACAAGAGCTCGGTGGGCACGTTGTTCCTGAGCTACATCGCCGAAGTCACCGGCCGGGTACTGCCACGGGTTGCCGGTTCGCTGCGCTCGGTACGCTGA
- the xerC gene encoding tyrosine recombinase XerC gives MERQLDAYCEHLRSERQVSPHTLSAYRRDLEKVLGWCQKQNVGSWQALDIQRLRSLVARLHQQGQSSRSLARLLSAVRGLYHYLNREGLCDHDPATGLAPPKGERRLPKTLDTDRALQLLEGAVEDDFLARRDQAILELFYSSGLRLSELTGLNLDQLDLADGMVQVLGKGSKTRLLPIGRKAREALELWLPLRALSNPADDAVFVSQQGRRLGPRAIQVRVKAAGARELGQNLHPHMLRHSFASHVLESSQDLRAVQELLGHSDIKTTQIYTHLDFQHLATVYDNAHPRAKRIKGDES, from the coding sequence ATGGAACGACAGCTGGACGCCTACTGCGAACATCTGCGCAGTGAGCGCCAGGTGTCACCCCACACGTTATCGGCCTATCGCCGCGACCTGGAAAAAGTGCTGGGCTGGTGCCAGAAGCAGAACGTCGGCAGTTGGCAGGCGCTGGACATTCAGCGCCTGCGCAGCCTGGTGGCGCGCCTGCATCAGCAGGGACAGTCTTCCCGTAGCCTGGCGCGCCTGCTCTCGGCGGTACGCGGGCTGTATCACTACCTCAACCGCGAAGGCCTGTGCGATCACGATCCGGCCACCGGCCTGGCACCGCCCAAGGGCGAGCGCCGCCTGCCGAAAACCCTCGACACCGACCGCGCCCTGCAATTACTTGAAGGCGCGGTCGAAGATGATTTCCTGGCGCGACGGGACCAGGCGATTCTCGAACTGTTCTATTCCTCCGGCCTGCGGCTTTCCGAACTGACAGGGTTGAATCTGGATCAACTGGACCTGGCCGACGGCATGGTCCAGGTACTCGGCAAGGGCAGCAAGACCCGCCTGCTGCCCATTGGCCGCAAGGCCCGGGAAGCCCTGGAACTGTGGCTGCCGCTACGCGCCCTGAGCAATCCCGCCGATGACGCGGTGTTCGTCAGCCAGCAGGGGCGGCGCCTCGGTCCACGGGCGATCCAGGTGCGGGTCAAGGCCGCCGGCGCACGCGAGCTGGGGCAGAACCTGCACCCGCACATGCTCAGGCACTCCTTCGCCAGCCATGTGCTGGAGTCCTCCCAGGACCTGCGCGCCGTGCAAGAGTTGCTGGGCCACTCGGACATCAAGACCACTCAGATCTATACCCACCTGGACTTCCAGCACCTGGCGACGGTCTATGACAATGCCCATCCCAGGGCCAAACGCATCAAGGGCGACGAATCATGA
- a CDS encoding HAD family hydrolase, with protein MTIELITFDLDDTLWDTAPVIATAEAVLRQWLTDNAPNLGGLPVEHLFSIREQVLREEPGLKHRISALRRRVLFRALQEAGYDQWQASELADQGFETFLHARHQLEVFPEVQPTLEILANHFALGVVTNGNADVRRLGLADYFKFALCAEDIGIAKPDARLFHEALQRGGATAQTAVHVGDHPGDDIAGAQQAGLRAVWFNPTGKAWDADHVPDAEIRSLTELPGLLAGWHSQG; from the coding sequence ATGACCATCGAGCTCATCACTTTCGACCTCGACGACACCTTGTGGGATACCGCCCCGGTGATCGCCACGGCCGAAGCCGTTCTCCGCCAGTGGCTGACCGACAACGCACCGAACCTGGGCGGCTTGCCGGTCGAGCATCTTTTTTCGATTCGCGAGCAGGTGTTGCGCGAAGAACCCGGCCTGAAGCACCGCATCAGCGCATTGCGGCGGCGGGTGCTGTTCCGTGCGCTGCAGGAAGCCGGATATGACCAATGGCAAGCGTCCGAACTGGCGGACCAGGGCTTCGAAACGTTCCTGCATGCTCGCCATCAACTAGAGGTCTTTCCCGAGGTGCAGCCCACCCTGGAAATCCTCGCCAACCACTTCGCCCTCGGCGTGGTCACCAATGGCAACGCCGATGTGCGTCGCCTCGGGCTGGCGGACTACTTCAAGTTCGCGCTGTGCGCCGAGGACATCGGCATCGCCAAACCTGATGCGCGATTGTTCCACGAAGCCTTGCAACGCGGCGGCGCCACGGCGCAGACCGCCGTGCATGTTGGCGACCATCCCGGCGACGACATCGCCGGCGCTCAACAGGCTGGCCTGCGGGCGGTGTGGTTCAACCCGACAGGCAAAGCCTGGGACGCCGACCATGTACCGGATGCAGAGATTCGCAGCCTGACCGAATTGCCGGGGTTGTTGGCGGGGTGGCACAGCCAGGGCTGA
- the sutA gene encoding transcriptional regulator SutA: MSDDDLENDDLEVGEEDEAEDGLEAAAEDVADDDSADIPAPTAKGKAKAAVSVDELPSVEAKNKERDALAKAMEEFLARGGKVQEVEANVVADPPKKPDNKYGSRPI, encoded by the coding sequence ATGAGCGACGATGATCTGGAAAACGACGACCTCGAAGTCGGTGAAGAAGACGAGGCCGAAGACGGCCTGGAAGCGGCGGCTGAAGACGTTGCCGACGATGATAGCGCCGATATTCCGGCCCCGACCGCCAAGGGTAAGGCCAAGGCTGCGGTGTCGGTCGACGAGTTGCCGAGCGTAGAGGCCAAGAACAAGGAGCGTGACGCGCTCGCCAAGGCCATGGAAGAATTCCTGGCCAGGGGTGGAAAGGTGCAGGAAGTGGAGGCCAATGTGGTCGCTGATCCGCCCAAGAAGCCTGACAACAAGTACGGCAGCCGCCCTATCTGA
- a CDS encoding secondary thiamine-phosphate synthase enzyme YjbQ yields the protein MWQQTLITLRARPRGFHLVTDELLAGLPELRACRVGLLHLWLQHTSASLTINENADPAVRRDFERFFNRLIPQGTADYEHNDEGLDDLPAHFKASVLGCQLSLPVTDGRLALGTWQGVYLGEHRDHGGARKVLATLYGEGA from the coding sequence ATGTGGCAACAGACGCTGATAACCCTGCGGGCAAGGCCCCGGGGCTTTCATCTGGTGACGGACGAGTTGCTCGCCGGCCTGCCTGAACTCCGGGCGTGTCGCGTCGGTCTGTTGCATCTGTGGCTGCAGCATACCTCGGCCTCGTTGACCATCAACGAGAACGCCGATCCGGCGGTACGTCGAGACTTCGAACGATTTTTCAATCGGCTGATCCCACAAGGAACCGCCGACTATGAGCACAACGACGAAGGCCTGGACGACCTCCCGGCGCACTTCAAGGCCAGCGTGCTGGGATGTCAGCTCAGCCTTCCGGTAACGGACGGGCGACTGGCATTGGGTACCTGGCAAGGTGTTTATCTGGGCGAGCACCGTGATCATGGCGGTGCTCGTAAAGTCCTCGCCACCTTGTACGGTGAAGGGGCATGA
- a CDS encoding ammonium transporter produces the protein MTLRKFAGLGALLSFVMPGLAMAEEAAAPVLNSGDTAWMLTATILVLFMTIPGLALFYGGMVRSKNLLSVMMQCFAITGLISVLWVIYGYSIAFDTTGMEQGVVNLNSFIGGLGKAFLAGVTPASITGPAALFPEAVFVTFQMTFAIITPALIVGAFAERMKFSAMLIFMGVWFTLVYAPIAHMVWSGNGGLLWDWGVLDFAGGTVVHINAGIAGLVACLVLGKRKGFPTTPMAPHNLGYTLMGAAMLWVGWFGFNAGSAVAANGTAGMAMLVTQIATAAAALGWMFAEWITHGKPSALGIASGVVAGLVAITPAAGTVGPMGALVIGLAAGVVCFFCATTLKRKLGYDDSLDAFGVHGIGGILGAILTGVFAAPALGGFGTVTDIAAQVWIQVKGVGFTVIYTAIVTFIILKVLDAVMGLRVSEEEEAVGLDLAQHNERGYNL, from the coding sequence ATGACTCTGCGTAAATTCGCAGGGCTAGGAGCCCTGTTGTCCTTCGTAATGCCTGGCCTGGCCATGGCGGAAGAAGCGGCAGCCCCTGTCCTCAACTCCGGCGATACCGCCTGGATGCTGACTGCCACGATTCTTGTACTGTTCATGACCATTCCTGGCCTGGCGCTGTTCTACGGCGGCATGGTTCGGTCGAAAAACCTTCTTTCCGTGATGATGCAGTGCTTTGCCATTACCGGTCTGATCAGCGTCCTGTGGGTCATTTATGGCTACAGCATTGCGTTCGACACCACCGGCATGGAGCAGGGCGTCGTCAATTTAAATTCCTTCATCGGCGGCCTGGGCAAGGCGTTCCTGGCGGGCGTGACCCCGGCGAGCATCACCGGCCCGGCGGCGCTGTTCCCTGAAGCGGTGTTCGTCACCTTCCAGATGACGTTCGCCATCATCACCCCGGCCCTGATCGTCGGCGCCTTTGCCGAGCGAATGAAGTTCTCCGCCATGCTCATCTTCATGGGCGTGTGGTTCACCCTGGTGTATGCACCGATTGCGCACATGGTCTGGTCTGGTAACGGTGGCCTGCTGTGGGACTGGGGAGTGCTGGATTTCGCTGGCGGCACCGTGGTGCACATCAACGCCGGTATCGCAGGCCTGGTGGCGTGCCTGGTACTGGGCAAGCGCAAAGGCTTCCCGACCACGCCAATGGCGCCGCATAACCTGGGTTACACCCTGATGGGCGCCGCGATGCTGTGGGTCGGCTGGTTCGGCTTCAACGCCGGTTCCGCCGTCGCTGCCAACGGCACCGCCGGCATGGCGATGCTGGTGACCCAGATTGCTACCGCCGCCGCTGCATTGGGCTGGATGTTTGCCGAGTGGATCACCCACGGTAAACCAAGTGCACTGGGCATCGCCTCGGGCGTGGTGGCGGGTCTGGTTGCGATCACTCCGGCTGCCGGCACCGTGGGCCCGATGGGTGCCCTGGTCATCGGTCTGGCCGCAGGCGTGGTGTGCTTCTTCTGCGCAACCACCCTCAAACGCAAGCTCGGCTATGACGACTCCCTGGATGCCTTCGGCGTGCACGGCATCGGCGGTATCCTCGGCGCGATCCTCACCGGCGTGTTCGCCGCGCCGGCCCTGGGTGGCTTCGGCACCGTGACTGACATTGCCGCGCAAGTGTGGATTCAAGTCAAAGGCGTGGGCTTCACGGTGATCTACACCGCGATCGTTACCTTCATCATCCTCAAGGTCCTGGACGCCGTCATGGGTCTGCGTGTCTCCGAGGAAGAAGAGGCTGTTGGCCTGGATCTGGCCCAGCACAACGAGCGTGGCTACAACCTGTAA
- the glnK gene encoding P-II family nitrogen regulator, giving the protein MKLVTAIIKPFKLDDVRESLSEIGVQGITVTEVKGFGRQKGHTELYRGAEYVVDFLPKVKIDVAIDDKDLDRVIEAITKAANTGKIGDGKIFVVNLEQAIRIRTGETDTDAI; this is encoded by the coding sequence ATGAAACTAGTCACTGCCATCATCAAGCCGTTCAAGTTGGACGATGTGCGCGAGTCGTTGTCCGAGATCGGCGTGCAGGGCATTACCGTCACTGAGGTCAAAGGCTTCGGCCGGCAGAAAGGTCACACCGAGCTGTATCGCGGCGCGGAATACGTGGTCGATTTCCTGCCCAAGGTGAAGATCGACGTCGCCATCGACGACAAGGATCTTGACCGGGTGATCGAGGCAATCACCAAGGCCGCCAACACCGGCAAGATCGGTGACGGAAAGATCTTTGTGGTCAATCTGGAACAGGCTATCCGCATCCGTACCGGCGAAACCGATACCGACGCCATCTAA
- a CDS encoding accessory factor UbiK family protein → MLAPKDLLDALSGHASRLLSGDTPLPKSEIESQFKALLQSGFSKLDLVSREEFDSQMVVLTRTRARLESLEAKVAELEARLAPAQE, encoded by the coding sequence ATGCTTGCCCCCAAAGACCTGCTCGACGCCCTCAGCGGCCACGCTTCCCGCCTCTTGAGCGGCGACACTCCGCTGCCCAAAAGCGAAATCGAAAGCCAGTTCAAGGCGCTGCTGCAAAGCGGCTTCAGCAAGCTGGACCTGGTGAGCCGGGAAGAATTCGACAGTCAGATGGTCGTGCTGACCCGTACCCGGGCGCGGCTGGAAAGTCTGGAGGCGAAGGTGGCGGAGTTGGAGGCTCGGCTGGCTCCAGCGCAGGAGTAA
- a CDS encoding sensor histidine kinase, giving the protein MNDLLALLTDNRFMPHGHCYLWRPDLLWTNVIADGLITFSYVTIPFTLIYFIHKRKDVPFDWMLAAFGVFILACGTSHVMEILTIWQPYYWLSALVKVITAVASVITAILLVRLVPAALKIPSPQQMARVNDELREAQAELVTTARRAGMAEIATNVLHNVGNVLNSVNVSAQVLYDKVHTSKGQGVAKVVQLMKEHSDDLGDFFSSNPKGRALPNYLGKLAESLAIEQQSMINELAQLTRSIDHIKEIVATQQSYAGNSSVLESGSLRELIEDVVRICHVSLSRHQVTLVKELNDIPIMALDKHKVLQILINLINNAKQALDPVTDRPSRITLRLRAVDDKRVRIEVEDNGEGISMDNLPRLFEHGFTTRVDGHGFGLHSCILAAHEMGGELTVQSAGPGQGALFALELPIAVDQEQSLHAAGG; this is encoded by the coding sequence ATGAACGATCTGCTGGCGCTGTTGACCGATAACCGCTTCATGCCCCACGGGCATTGCTATCTGTGGCGCCCGGATCTGCTCTGGACCAACGTGATTGCGGACGGGCTGATCACTTTCTCCTACGTCACCATTCCCTTTACGCTCATCTACTTTATCCACAAGCGCAAGGACGTGCCTTTCGACTGGATGTTGGCGGCCTTCGGCGTCTTCATCCTGGCCTGTGGGACCAGCCATGTGATGGAAATCCTGACCATCTGGCAACCCTACTACTGGCTGTCGGCGCTGGTTAAGGTGATCACCGCGGTTGCTTCGGTGATTACCGCCATCCTGCTGGTCCGGCTGGTGCCCGCAGCCCTGAAGATCCCCAGCCCGCAGCAAATGGCCCGGGTCAACGATGAGTTGCGCGAGGCTCAGGCCGAACTGGTCACTACGGCACGCCGGGCCGGCATGGCGGAAATCGCCACGAATGTGCTGCATAATGTGGGCAACGTGCTCAATAGCGTCAATGTGTCGGCCCAGGTCCTGTACGACAAAGTGCACACATCCAAAGGGCAGGGGGTCGCCAAGGTTGTTCAATTGATGAAGGAGCATTCCGATGATCTCGGCGATTTTTTCAGCAGCAACCCAAAAGGTCGCGCATTGCCGAACTATCTCGGCAAGCTGGCCGAGTCACTGGCCATCGAGCAGCAGAGCATGATCAACGAGTTGGCGCAGTTGACCAGGAGCATCGACCATATCAAGGAAATCGTCGCCACCCAGCAGTCCTATGCCGGCAACTCCAGCGTGTTGGAGTCGGGCTCGTTGCGAGAGTTGATCGAGGATGTGGTGCGCATCTGCCATGTGTCCCTGTCCCGCCATCAGGTGACGCTGGTCAAGGAGCTCAACGACATCCCGATCATGGCGCTGGATAAGCACAAGGTGCTGCAGATATTGATCAACCTGATCAACAACGCCAAACAGGCGCTCGATCCGGTCACGGATCGCCCGTCCCGGATCACCCTGCGTCTGAGGGCCGTTGACGACAAGCGCGTACGGATCGAGGTCGAGGACAACGGCGAGGGCATCTCCATGGACAATCTTCCCCGCCTGTTCGAGCACGGCTTCACGACACGCGTCGACGGCCACGGTTTCGGCCTGCACAGCTGCATCCTGGCGGCCCATGAAATGGGCGGTGAACTGACCGTACAGAGTGCCGGGCCTGGGCAGGGAGCCTTGTTTGCGTTGGAACTGCCGATAGCCGTTGATCAGGAGCAATCCCTGCACGCAGCGGGTGGTTGA
- a CDS encoding YifB family Mg chelatase-like AAA ATPase, with protein sequence MSLAIVHSRAQVGVEAPAVTVEVHLANGLPSLTMVGLPEAAVKESKDRVRSAIINSGLNFPARRITLNLAPADLPKDGGRFDLAIALGILAASVQVPTLTLDDVECLGELALSGAVRPVRGVLPAALAARKAGRMLVVPRANAEEACLASGLRVIAVDHLLEVVAHFNGHAPVQPFVSNGLLSASKPYPDLNEVQGQVGAKRALLIAAAGAHNLLFSGPPGTGKTLLASRLPGLLPPLAESEALEVAAIQSVASCVPLSHWPQRPFRQPHHSASGPALVGGGSKPQPGEITLAHHGVLFLDELPEFDRKVLEVLREPLESGYIVVSRARDRVRFPARFQLVAAMNPCPCGYLGEPSGRCSCTPDMVQRYRNKLSGPLLDRIDLHLTVAREATALNPRGESGEDTATVAEQVAEARERQQTRQGCANAFLDLPGLRRHCTLSTADETWLETACERLTLSLRAAHRLLKVARTLADLEQAGRISREHLAEALQYRPATA encoded by the coding sequence ATGTCGCTCGCCATTGTCCATAGCCGCGCCCAGGTGGGGGTGGAGGCTCCCGCCGTTACCGTAGAGGTCCATCTTGCCAATGGCTTGCCGTCGCTGACGATGGTCGGTCTGCCAGAAGCGGCGGTGAAGGAAAGCAAGGACCGGGTGCGCAGCGCGATCATCAATTCGGGGCTGAACTTCCCGGCGCGCCGCATCACCCTGAACCTGGCGCCGGCGGATCTGCCAAAGGACGGCGGGCGGTTCGACCTGGCCATTGCCTTGGGGATCCTGGCGGCCAGCGTGCAGGTGCCGACCCTGACGCTTGACGACGTGGAATGCCTCGGTGAACTGGCATTATCCGGCGCCGTAAGACCTGTGCGCGGGGTATTGCCCGCAGCACTGGCCGCACGCAAGGCCGGACGCATGCTGGTGGTACCGCGGGCGAATGCCGAGGAAGCTTGCCTGGCGTCGGGCCTGAGAGTGATCGCCGTGGACCATCTGCTTGAAGTGGTGGCGCACTTCAACGGCCACGCTCCGGTCCAGCCTTTCGTTTCGAACGGGCTGCTCTCGGCCAGCAAGCCCTACCCCGACCTGAATGAAGTGCAAGGCCAGGTCGGTGCCAAGCGTGCCTTGCTGATCGCTGCCGCCGGCGCGCACAACCTGCTGTTCAGCGGACCACCGGGTACCGGCAAGACACTGCTGGCCAGTCGTCTGCCGGGACTGCTGCCGCCATTGGCCGAGAGCGAGGCCCTGGAGGTCGCGGCGATCCAGTCGGTTGCCAGTTGCGTGCCCTTGAGCCATTGGCCGCAACGCCCTTTTCGCCAGCCCCATCACTCGGCATCCGGTCCGGCGCTGGTCGGTGGAGGATCCAAACCCCAGCCGGGCGAGATCACCCTGGCCCATCATGGCGTGTTGTTTCTGGATGAATTGCCGGAGTTCGACCGCAAGGTACTGGAGGTCCTGCGGGAGCCATTGGAGTCAGGCTACATCGTCGTGTCTCGCGCCCGCGACCGCGTGCGCTTCCCGGCGCGCTTCCAACTGGTGGCAGCGATGAATCCTTGCCCTTGTGGATACCTTGGCGAGCCCAGCGGCCGTTGCTCCTGCACGCCCGACATGGTGCAGCGTTATCGCAACAAGCTCTCGGGCCCCTTGCTGGACCGCATTGACCTGCACCTGACAGTCGCACGGGAAGCCACGGCACTGAACCCCAGGGGCGAATCGGGAGAGGACACGGCCACCGTGGCCGAACAGGTGGCCGAAGCCCGTGAACGCCAGCAAACGCGCCAGGGGTGTGCCAACGCTTTTCTGGATCTGCCCGGTTTGCGTCGGCACTGCACGTTATCCACCGCCGATGAAACGTGGCTGGAAACGGCTTGCGAACGGTTGACCTTGTCGCTGCGGGCCGCCCATCGTCTGCTCAAGGTCGCCCGGACGCTGGCGGACCTTGAGCAAGCGGGCCGTATCAGCCGGGAGCATCTGGCTGAAGCCTTGCAATACCGACCTGCTACGGCCTGA
- a CDS encoding aldose 1-epimerase family protein, with protein sequence MTPLKLLVTLGALGAASHAMAWDYVLLDTDKAAQPWQITSQQLGVKTDKPFSVTMRTLHGGRQEGVSIVDIDNGTMKLSVVPTRGMNVLQASVGNARMGWDSPVKEVVNPAFIELNGRGGLGWLEGFNELVTRCGYEWVGHPGMDNGELLTLHGRAANIPANKVTLHIDEKAPYAITLRGELKEQAFKKVDFSVQTELVTEPGSVTFALNDTLTNNGDYPKEYQALYHSNFSTPFLEQGARFAAPVKQVSPFNDKAKGDLADWQTYRAPTKDYDETVYNVVPYADAKGDTLTVLHNKAGSLGVSVGFNTATLPVFSLWKNTDTQGQGYVTGLEPGTSFSYNRHYQRPLGLVPTIAPKEQKHFQIHYSLLADKGAVDKALKHIGEIQGDRKTEVRNTPLVDLTKP encoded by the coding sequence ATGACTCCGCTCAAACTCCTTGTCACCCTCGGCGCCCTGGGCGCTGCCTCCCACGCCATGGCCTGGGACTATGTCCTGCTCGATACCGATAAAGCCGCGCAGCCCTGGCAGATCACCAGCCAGCAGCTCGGTGTGAAAACCGACAAACCCTTTTCCGTGACGATGCGCACCCTGCACGGCGGTCGTCAGGAAGGCGTCAGCATCGTCGACATCGACAACGGCACCATGAAGCTTTCGGTCGTCCCGACCCGGGGCATGAATGTGCTGCAAGCGTCGGTCGGGAATGCGCGGATGGGGTGGGACTCGCCAGTCAAGGAAGTGGTCAATCCGGCCTTTATCGAACTCAACGGTCGTGGCGGCCTGGGATGGCTCGAAGGTTTCAACGAGTTGGTCACCCGCTGCGGTTACGAGTGGGTGGGGCACCCAGGCATGGACAATGGTGAACTGCTGACGCTGCACGGTCGCGCCGCCAATATCCCGGCCAACAAGGTCACCCTGCACATCGATGAAAAAGCGCCTTATGCCATTACCCTGAGGGGCGAGTTGAAAGAGCAGGCGTTCAAAAAGGTCGATTTTTCGGTGCAGACCGAACTGGTCACCGAACCTGGCAGCGTAACCTTCGCCCTCAACGACACGTTGACCAACAACGGCGATTATCCGAAGGAGTACCAGGCGCTCTATCACAGCAACTTCAGCACGCCGTTCCTGGAGCAGGGCGCCCGCTTCGCTGCGCCGGTCAAGCAGGTCTCGCCATTCAATGACAAGGCCAAGGGCGATCTGGCCGACTGGCAAACCTACCGCGCGCCCACCAAGGATTACGACGAAACCGTCTATAACGTGGTGCCCTACGCCGACGCCAAGGGCGACACCCTCACCGTACTGCACAACAAGGCCGGTAGTCTCGGTGTATCGGTGGGCTTCAACACCGCAACGCTCCCCGTGTTCTCCTTGTGGAAAAACACCGATACCCAAGGCCAGGGTTACGTGACCGGGCTGGAACCGGGCACCAGTTTTTCCTATAACCGCCATTACCAGCGGCCGCTGGGCCTGGTGCCCACCATCGCGCCGAAAGAGCAGAAGCACTTCCAGATCCACTACAGCCTGCTGGCGGACAAGGGCGCTGTGGACAAAGCGCTCAAACACATCGGTGAGATCCAGGGCGATCGCAAAACCGAGGTGCGAAACACGCCGTTGGTGGACCTGACCAAGCCGTGA